CACGGCGCTCACGGCGACAGGCCTGGGCGCGCTCATCTACTCGATCATCGAAGCCCCCACCCGGGGCTGGACCGACCCGCTGGTCCTCACCCTGTTCGCCCTGGCGGCCGTACTCCTGACGGCCCTCGTCCTGCGCGAACGCCGCGCCACCCGGCCCATGCTCGACATGGCGCTGCTCTCCCAGCGGGGTTTCCTGCTGAACACGATCGCGGCGACGCTGGTGATGTTCGTCCTGTCCGGCCTGATGTTCGTACTGCCGCCGTATCTCCAGGCGGTACTGGGCGGTGACGCGCTGGGCACGGGCGTACGGCTGCTGCCGCTGATGGCCGGCCTGTCGGTGGCCGCACGGGCGGCACAGCCCGTGGGCGCCCGGTTCGGCTCGCGGGCGACGGTGGCCGCCGGCCTGGTGGTCCTGGCCTTCGCGGCGATCCTGGGCAGCCGTACGACGGTCGACGCGGGCTACGGCTACACGGCCCTGTGGCTGACCGTCGCCGGTTTCGGCTTCGGCTTCGCCGTCGTCCCGGCGATGGACGGCGCCCTGGCCACCCTGCCCGCCGACCGCGCGGGCTGGGGGTCCCCCCACGCCCTTGAGGCAGTGGGGGAGGCGGAGGACTCCTGATGACGCTGCGCCAGGTCGGCGGCGCGATCGGTATCGCCCTGCTGGGCAGCCTGCTGGCGAGCACCTTCCGCGACCGCCTCGACGTCACGGGTCTGCCCGCCGACCTCGCGGACACGGCCGGCGACTCGGTGGTCGCGGCCCACCTGATCGCGGAGCGGACCGGCTCGGCACAGCTGCTGACCTCCGCGAACAGCGCGTACGTCCACGGCATGGGAGTCGTCCTGCTGGTGAGCGGGGTGGCTGCTCTGGTGACGGCGCTGCTGGCCGGGGCGTTCCTCCCGAACACTCCGACGCACACCGCTCCCGCACCGACGGACCCGGCACCCCCCACCCCTGCCACCACACCCGACACGGACACGGACACAACTACTGGCGCAGCCAAGGGCACAACCCCCGACATGCCTGCCGGCCGGCCCGATGGCCGACAATGAACGCATGACGGCCGCACGCACCTCTCCCCTCGCCGACCGCCCCCAGCTGGGTCTCCGTGAGCGGAAGAAGATCAAGACCCGGATGGCGATCCGTGCCGCGACGTACGAACTGATCGAGGACCAGGGGTACGACGCCACGACGATCGAGCAGATCGCCGAGCGCGCCGAGGTGTCGCAGTCCACGGTCTTCCGCTACTTCCCCACCAAGGAGGACATCGTGCTCACCGACGAGTACGACTCCGTGCTGGAGGAGGAGCTGCGCGCGCGCCCGGCGGACGAACCGTGGCTCGACTCCCTGCGGTACATCCTGAAGAAGGCCGTCGGCGCCAACTGGACCGAGGAGCCCGAGGTGACCCGGCTGCGCAGCCGGCTGATGCTGGAGGTACCCGCGGTCCGCTCCCGCATGATCGAGAGCATGTCCGAAATCGGGCGCCTCCTCTGCCGTGTCATCGCGGAGCGCACCGGCCGCGACCCCGCCGACCTGGAGGTCCGCGTCTACGCCATGTCCCTGATCGGTGGCCTGTCGGAGGTCACCGTCCACTGGGCGCAGAACGACTTCAGGGACAACCTGGCCGACCTGGTGGACCGCGCGGTGAACGTCTTCGAACACGGCCTCCCGACGGATTGAGCCGAGGCAGCACCTCTTTTCCCACCGCACCTACCCGCCTGCTGCATCCATCCAGCGGGTCGGCACCCCTGCAGTGCCGTCCCGCACCCTCAGCCCGTCCGGCGTTTGAGGACGAGCGCGATCAGCGCGAAAGGGGGGTCCGGGGGCGCAGCCCCCAGGGACGGGACGGGTAGGGCCGGCGGGAGCGAACTCAGCCCCCCAGCGCGATACGCAACCGCTCCGGATCGGTCGTCGGAGCGTCACACGTGAAGTTGCGGCAGACATACGCGGTGGGCTCACCACCGACGAGCGGCCGCCCGGCAAGCAACGGCAACTCCTCCCCGCCCGCGACCCCCACGGCGACCACGGCCCCCGGAGCCGTGGCCAGAAGCGCCGTACGGTGCAGAACGGTCGTGGCCGGATCACCGAGCGCCGGCCCGACGATCGCCACCTCCCGGGGCCCGTCCAGCAGCGCCTCCGCGACAGCGAGCCCCCACCCGATGAACCGCGGCACACGCGGCCCGAGCGCCTTCACGACCCCCAACGCCCGCTCGGCGGCGGCCCGATGGGGCTCGGACCCGGTCTGGGCGGCGTAACCGAGCAGCGCCCCCGCGGCGGCCGTCCACCCGGAGGGCACCGCGTTGTCGGTCGGATCCTGCGGCCGCCGGATGAGCTGCTCGGCGTCACTGGCGGTGTCGTACAGGGCCCCCGACCCGGCGTCGACGAACCGCGCGAGCACATGGTCGAGCAGGAACCCGGCGAACTCCAGCCACACCCCCTCCCCCGTCACGGAGGCAAGGGCGAGGAACCCCTCGGCGACATCGGCGTAGTCCTCCAGCACACCGGCGTTCGGACCGACCTGGCCGTCCTTGCTGGTACGGGCGAGATGCGCGCGGTCGTCCAGGTGAACCCGTACGAGGAGATCTGCGGCGGCCAGCGCGGCGTCCACGAGGTCGGGCCGCTCGAAGTAGGCACCGGTCTCGGCGAGCGCGGCGACGGCGAGCCCGTTCCAGGCGGCGACCACCTTGTCGTCCCGGCCGGGAGCGGGCCGCTCGCGACGGGCGCCGAGCAGCCGCGCCTTGACGGACTCGATCTTCTCGGCATCGAACACGCCCTCGTGCTGCGGAAGTTGGAGAACGGACGCCCCTTCCTCGAAGGTCCCGTCCGCCGTCACCCCGAAGTAGTGCGCGGCAAGCTCCGCGTCCTCGGCGCCGAGCACCTCGGTGAGCTGGGCCGGCGTCCAGACGTAGTAGGCGCCTTCGACGTGCTTGCCGGTCCCGTCGTCGCTGTCGGCGTCGAGCGCGGAGGCGAAACCCCCTTCGTTCGTGCGGAGTTCACGCACCAGGAAGTCGGCGGTCTCCAGGGCCACGCGCCGGGCGAGTTCGGAACCGGTGGCGCGCCAGAGGTGCGCGTACACGCGGCACAGCAGCGCGTTGTCGTACAGCATCTTCTCGAAGTGGGGCACGACCCACTCCCGGTCGACGGAGTACCGGGCGAAGCCGCCGCCGAGCTGGTCGTAGATCCCGCCCCGGGCCATGCGCTCGCAGGTGTCCTGGGCCATCTGGAGCGCCCCCTCGGCACCCGTACGGGCACTGTGCCGCAGCAGGAACTCCAGGGCCATGGACGGCGGAAACTTCGGCGCCCCACCGAATCCGCCGCGCTGGGCGTCGTACTCCCGGGTGAGCCCGAGCAGTGCCCGCGCCTGTTCCTCCTCACCGGGCGCCTCGGACGCGCCGTACCCGATCTCGCGCCCGGCGAGGTCCCGCACGATCTTCTGCGCGACCTCGGCGACCTCGTCGCGCCGGTCGGTCCAGGCGGCGCGGACCCCCTCCAGCACCTCCCGGAAGGAGGGCATGCCGCTGCGGGGCTCGGGCGGGAAGTAGGTACCGAAGTAGAAGGGTTCGGCGTCGGGGGTGAGGAACACCGTCATGGGCCAGCCGCCCTGGCCGGTCGCCGCCTGGACGGCCTCCATGTAGACGGCGTCGACGTCGGGCCGCTCCTCGCGGTCGACCTTGACGCTGACGAAGTGCTCGTTGAGGTAGTCGGCGGTGGTCCGGTCCTCGAAGGACTCGTGAGCCATGACGTGGCACCAGTGGCAGCTGCTGTACCCGACGCTCAGCAGGACCGGTCTGCCGCTCCGCCGCGCCTCCTCGAACGCCTCGGCCGACCAGGGCCACCAGTCGACCGGATTGTCGGCGTGCTGGAGGAGGTAGGGGGACGTCTCATGGGCCAGTCGGTTCGGCATGGGGTCCATCCTGCCGCAGTACCCGGCCCGTCGGACGGCAGGCGTATCCCGGACGATGACGTCCGGCTTCCCGACGCCACTGTCCGGCGCGCTGACGACGCCGGGGCAGGCGACGCGGCCCCTGTCGGCCGTCAGGCGGAAGCGGTCGCCCCGCTTCCCGTCGGCCCGGCACGAGCAGATCGCCGGCGTGCCCGGCACGGCGATCAGGTCCACACGCCCCCTCGCACCAATGCGCCGTCCGCAGGACACTTGACCAAGGAACCACCGAGGACAGGCCGTTGCTGTCAGATCGCCGTCGGATCACCGTCAGATCGCTGCCAGAGGGGGACACACCATGCGGGACAGCCACCGGGCGGAAGCCGAGCGGCTGTTGGGCCGGGCCGTGGAGGAAGAGGTACGGCGGTCCGGGGGGCGTACGGACGGGAGTGTGCTGCTGACGCGGGCGCGCGGGGCACTGGACACCATGGCGCAGTCGTCCGCGGAGGAGTACGCCGCGTACACGCGGGCGCTCGACGAGGCGAAGGCCGGACAGCTCACCTTCGGGCAGCGCTACGCCCGGGAGGGCGCCGGAACTCCCCTGCTGGTGGCGGCTGTCGCCGCGCTCGCGGCGGGCGTCGCCGACCTGGCCCTCGGCACCGGCACGGGCACCGCCGTGGGCGCGGCGCTGACCGTGGGCGTCGTGGGCGCCGCCGCGACCGTCCTCAAGGTGACCGCTTCCCATGTGCCGGCCGCCCACCACCGGGCCGGCGCCGTGAGCCAGCCCGGCGGTCCCGAGCAGCTGCGGCTGGCCTGGCTGACGGCGCTGGAGGTACGCGGCATCCGGCCGTTCCTCGACCAGCAGCGGGTGCTCAGCGCGTCCACCGGGCCGACGAAGAAGCCGGGGCCGAGGCTGCGCGGCAGTGACAAGAGCGCGGCGGCCCGCACACGCAGTGTCCTTGAGCAGTCGTTCGCCCAACTCCCGGACCCGGACGAGCCGTTCGCGGGCCGACGGCAGGAACTGACCCGTATCCGGCAGTGGGTGCACGCGGCCCGGGCGAGTACCGAGACCCGGCCGACCCTGGTCGTCCTGCACGGCGCGTCCGGCAGTGGCCGCAGCGCGCTCGCCATCCACGCGGCGCACGATCTGCGGGACCAGTTCCGGGGCGCGTGCGTGGTGGATCTGCGCGGCGACAGTCCGAAGGAGCCGCCGCTGCCCACCCGTGACGCCCTTCTCTACCTGCTGAACCGGCTCGGCGCCTCCCGCGAGCAGTCGCTCTTCCGTGAGCGTTCGTCACCGGACCAGCAGGTCAGAAGGCTGAGCGAGCTGTACAACCAGCATCTCACCGGGGTCCCGGTGACGATCGTCCTGGACGACGCGCAGGACCCCGAGCAGGTCCGCACCCTCGTCCCGGAGCGCTCCGACAGCCTCGTCGTCGTCACCTCCCGCGAGCCCCTCGCCCTTCCGGCCGACCTGCCCTTCTGGGTGCATCAGCTGCCCGTCACCCCCCTGGACGCGGCGGGCGCGGAGGAACTGCTGAACGCGTCCGCGCAGACGGAACCGGGATCGGGGTCCTCAGGGTCCTCAGGGTCCTCAGGGTCCTCAGGGTCCTCAGGGTCCTCAGGGTCCTCAGGGTCCTCAGGGTCCTCAGGGTCCTCAGGGTCAACGAGTCCATCAGATCCGTATGACGCCGAATCCGCCGAGCGAATAAGGGAGTTGTGCGGTGGGCTGCCGCTGGCGCTGCGCCTCGCGGGCTCCTCGCTCGGCCCGCGCAGCAGGCGCCGGCTGGCCGCCGATCTGGGCGCGTACGGTCCGGTCGAGCCGGTGGAGCGCGTGCTGTGGCTGCGCTACACCGATCAGCCGGAACCCGCCCGCCGGCTGCTGCGCAGGCTGGCGCTGGCCGGGCGGGCCTCCCTCGGCGCGGCGGCTGCCGCGGCCCTGCTGGCCACGGACCGGACTGAGGCGACCCGTCAGCTGGACGCGCTCGCCCGCGCGGGCCTGATCGACCATGTCCGAGGCAGCCGTTACCGTCTGCACGACCTGGTCCGCGCCTTCGCGCAGGCCCGTCTCCTCGACGAGGAGGAACCGGCGGAGCGCACGGCCGCGCAGGAACGTCTCATCGTGAGCTACGGCGAGCTGGCCGACTCGGTGCTGCGCCTGGTCGACGGCAACATGTCGACCCGCTCGGACCGCTTCAGCCCGCACGGCTTCACCTCCCTCGACGAGGCGCTGCGCTGGCTGGACGACGAGTCGAGCTTCATCACGGCGACGCTGCGGCACGCGGAGGGCGTGAACCGGGCAGCCGTGCTCAACCTGCTGGGCGCCCTGTGCGACTACTGCCTGCTGCGCGGCGACCTCTACCGGCTCGGTGAGATCAGTGAGCTCGCGGAGTCCGTCGACCAGGGTCTGCTGGTCCGCTCGGTGCAGTGGCGTACGGGTATCGCGGCCCGTCAGCTGGGCGAGCTGGACAAGGCGCGTACGACGCTCACCTCGGTCGTCGAGCTGTACATGGAGGCCCACCACGACGCGGGCGCCGCGCGGGCGCTGTGCTCGCTCGGCATCACGCTGCACCACCAGGGCAACCTGGGCGAGGCCGCGGCGAAGCTCCAGGAGGCCCTGGACCTCCAGCAGGCGCCCGAGCTGGCGACCGACCGCGCCTGGACGATGCACGCCCTCGCCGCCGTCGAACGCGACCGCTCCCGCCTCGCCGAGGCCTGGGACCTGCTGACCCGTTCCCTCGTCCTGCACAAGGAGGGCGAGTCGATCCACGGCGAGGCGTGGGCCCACTTCCAGCTCGGCCAGCTGGGCCTGCGGATGGGCGACGTCCCGCGCGCCGAGTCCGAACTGCGTACGGCCCTCGATCTGTACGGCCGTACGCGCGACGCCCGTGGCGAGGCCTGGGCGCTGACCCAGCTGGCCCGGGCCCGGCTGGTCGCCGGGGACGCGTCGGCGGCGGTGGACGGGCTGCGCCGGGCGGCGGCGGTCCACCGGGACAACGAGGACGCGCGCGGCGAGGCCTGGTCGGTCTACTACCTGGGCCAGTCCCTGGAGGAGACCGGCAACCTGGATCTGGCGGTCCGCGAGCTGGAACGTTCCCGCACGATGTTCTCCCGCATCCGCGACGTCTACGGCCTGGCCTGCGCCCGCCATCACTCCGCCCGCGTCACCCGCGACCAGCGGGCCGTCCAGACGGGCTCGCTGCGCAACTCGGGCTTCGCCCGCCAGCTCCTGGTGGACGCCCGCGCCGACTTCCAGCGCATCGGGGTGGCCCACGGCGAGGCCTGGACCTGCCTGGAGCTGGCCGTCGTCGACGCGGGCAACGCCCGCACCCAGCAGGCGCTGGCCCTGTGCGACGAGGCGATCGGCCTGTTCACGTCGTACGGCGACCGGCGCGGCGAGGACTGGGCGCGCTTCCTGCGCTGCACGCTCCTGCCGTACGCGGCCCCCGGCGGCGTCGAGATCGGCACGGCGGTGGCCCAGGAGGAGCTGGCCCAGCTCTCCCGTGGCCGCCATCCGTCCCGCGACGAGAAGCTCGACGACTTCGTCGATGCCTATCAGCTCCTGCTGGAGCGCGGGGTGGCCCTGGAGTCGGGCTGGCAGGGGTGGCGCCTGGGCATGATCCCGAACCGGCACGCCCGGGAGGTCATGGGGGTGCCGGTGGCTGCGGCCGGCCGACGGTAGGGGAAGCGTGGTCACCCGGTGCCGGGCACCCGGCGACCGCGCCTCACTCCTGCGCGGAGCCCTTGACCGTTCCCTTGGCCGCTCCCGTGGCCGTTTGCCCGGCCTGTTCACTGGCGGCGTCGGGAGTCTTCCGGGGGTCCGGCGCCTCCTTGAACTCGATCCTGCCCATCTGCTTGTTCATGGACTTCATCAGGGCCCACACGGCGAGAGCCATCACCGCGAACACGATGAAGCCGAGGACACCGGGGGTGACCTTGTCCTCGTCGACCTCCGCCGCGAACGGAAGGAGATGCGTCATTGCCAGGCTTGCGCTTGCGCTCATGTCAGGCATTGTCGCGGATGCCCGCAAAGAGGTCGTCCTCGGGGAGGGATGTGTCCACGAGCGACTTCGCCAGCTCGTACTCCTCCGTCGGCCAGACCTCCCGCTGAAGGTCCAGCGGCACCCGGAACCAGCCCCCGTCGGGGTCGATCTGCGTGGCGTGCGCGAGCAGCGCCTTGTCGCGGATCTCGAAGAACTCCGCGCACGGGACATGCGTGGTCAGCGTGCGCTCGGTGCGCTCGAACTCCGCCCACCGCTTCAGCCAGTCCCCGTACGGCGACTCCATGCCGCGCCCGATCAGCGCGTTGTGCAGCGCCTCGGTGCGCGGCCGGTTGAAGCCCTGGTTGTAGTACAGCTTCTGCGGCTGGTACGCCGGGCCGTACTCCGACTCGGGGTAGGTCTCGGTGTCCGCGGCGCCCTCGAAGGCCGCCATCGAGATCGTGTGGGTCATGATGTGGTCGGGGTGCGGGTACCCTCCGTTCTCGTCGTACGTCGTGATCACCTGCGGGCGGAACGCGCGGATCTGCTTCACCAGCTCACCGGCCGCCTTGTCCACGTCCTCCAGGGCGAAGCAGCCCTCGGGCAGCGGCGGCAGCGGGTCGCCCTCGGGCAGGCCGGAGTCGACGAAACCGAGCCACTCCTGCTTGATGCCGAGGATCTCGCGGGCCTCGTCCATCTCCTTCTTGCGTACCTCGTGGATGTGCTCCTCGATGTACTTGTCGCCCTGCAGCTTCGGGTTGAGGATGGATCCGCGCTCCCCGCCCGTGCAGGTCACGACGAGCACGTCCACCCCCTCGGACACGTACTTCGCCATGGTGGCCGCACCCTTGCTCGACTCGTCGTCGGGGTGCGCGTGCACGGCCATCAGTCGCAGCTGGTCAGTCAAGACTCAATCCTCGTAAGTCGGCATCCGGTGTGAGCGGACATTCAATAGGGGCCGTCCCGTAGGGACGTCGATGAGGGGCGGCGGTCGGGTGGCGGGTGGGAGACTTCTATAGTGACCGAACCGAGCGGCCAATAATTCCGGGGCCCGGCTTTCCAGGGCCCTCGCGGAGGGGACGATCATGAGTACGGCGACCACGCGACTGCCCGAGGGACGGTACGGCCGCTCCACGGACGAGCGCGCCGACCGCAGGCTCCGGATCGCCGCCGCGGTCCTCGGGTCGGTACTGCTCGTCGTGGTCGGCTGGTTCGGCTACCACTACGTCGTCGGCAACAAGATCAGCGCCGAGATCATCACCTTCAAGACGTACGACGACTCGGTCAAGGTTCATCTGGAGGTCCGCAAGGACTCCGGCACGAACGGCTACTGCACCGTCCGCTCCCAGGCCGAGAACGGCGCCGAGGTCGGCCGCGCCGACTTCCGCTTCGACGGTGACGCCACCCGCATCGACAGGCTCGTCACGCTCCGTACGACGTCCCAGGGGACCACGGCCGAGCTGCTCGGCTGTCACAGCGACTGAGGCAGCCGCCGGGTCATCAGCGCGGGTCATCGGCGGGGTCGCACTCATCACACAAGCACTGACCTGCGCCGACGTTTTTCTGATGGCTTATGTCCTCCCCCTGCCGCCGCTGAATTGTTAGGCTCGTGGTTTCGCCCATCCGTGGAGGAACATTCTTCTGGTAGGGCGATGCTTTGTATTCCCAGTACCTACGAGGAGCACCTGTGACCCAGACCAGCGAGAACGTCACCTGGCTGACCCAGGAGGCGTACAACAAGCTCAAGGACGAGCTTGAGCACCTTACTGGTCCTGCGCGCACGGAGATCTCGGCCAAGATCGCCGCTGCACGCGAGGAGGGCGACCTGCGCGAGAACGGCGGGTACCACGCCGCCAAGGAGGAGCAGGGCAAGCAAGAGCTCCGTGTGCGCCAGCTGACCCAGCTCCTGGAGAACGCGAAGGTCGGCGAGGCTCCGGCGGCGAACGGCTCGGTCGCGCCCGGCATGGTCGTGACCATTGCCTTCGACGGCGACGAGGACGACACGCTGACCTTCCTGCTCGCCTCGCGCGAGTACGCCAGCTCCGACATCGAGACCTACTCTCCGCAGTCTCCGCTCGGCAGCGGGGTGAGCGGCAAGAAGGTCGGCGCGGACGCCCAGTACGAGCTGCCCAACGGCAAGCTCGCCTCCGTGAAGATCCTGAAGGCAGTGCCCTACCAGGCCTGACCTGTCGGAACCGATCCGTCGGACCTGACGGAATCCCCTGCCTCGGCCCTTGCGATGTCCCCGGCGCCCTCCTGGCGCCGGGGACATCGTCATACCCGGGACGACCGGGACAACGGGGACGACCGAGGCGCCGTCATGCCGTGGCCGAGCGGTACTTGCGGACCGCCAGGGTGCGGAAGACGAGGATGATCAGGACCGAGTAGATCAGCGAGGCCCACACCGGATGCTGCATGGGCCAGGCGTCCGAAGGGGACAGGCCGGGGTCGCCGAAGAGCTGGCGGCACGCCTGCACGGTCGCGCTGAACGGGTTCCACTCGGCGATGTGTCGCAGCCAGGGCGTCATCTTGCTGGAGTCCACGAACGCGTTCGAGATGAAGGTCACCGGGAAGAGCCAGATCAGCCCACCGGAGGTGGCCGCCTCCGGGGTGCGCACCGACAGGCCGATCAGCGCGCCGATCCAGGTGAAGGCGTATCCCAGGAGAAGCAGGAGGCCGAAGCCGCCCAATATCTTCCCGACGTTGGTCGGGTCGACGGAGCCGGGGCGCCAGCCCACGAGCAGTGCGACGACCGAGAGGACGAGCAGTGTCAGAGCCGTCTGCACCAGGTCCGCGACCGTACGCCCGGTCAGCACCGCGCCACGCGCCATGGGCAGTGAGCGGAAGCGGTCGATCAGGCCCTTGTGCATGTCGTCGGCGATGCCGGCGCCGGAACTGGCGGTGGCGAACGTGACCGTCTGCGCGAAGATGCCCGCCATCAGGAAGTTCTTGTAGACGTCCAGATCGCTGCTGTCGCCGATCTGCATGGATCCGCCGAACACGTAGGTGAACAGCACCACGAACATGATGGGCTGGATGAGCCCGAACAGAATCATTTCGGGAATCCGGGTCATGCGAATCAAGTTCCGGCGTGCGATGACCAGGGAATCGTTCACGGCGCTCACTGGACGGTCTCCTTTCCGTTCTGCTTGCCGTTCTCCTGGTCCTTCACCTCGGCCAGGTGGCCGGTCAGGGAGAGGAAGACGTCGTCGAGGGTGGGGCGGCGCAGGCCGATGTCGTCTATCTCGATGCCGCGGCTGTCCAGTTCGCGGATGACCTCCGCGAGGAGCTTCGCGCCGCCGGTGACGGGCACGGTGAGTTTGCGCATGTGCTCCTGCACGGTGACCTCGCCCTGGCCCTTGCCGAAGACGTTGAGCACCTCGGACGCGGTCGTCATGTGCTCGCGCTCGTGCACGACGACCTCGACGCGCTCGCCGCCGGTACGGGCCTTGAGCTGGTCGGAGGTGCCGCGGGCGATGACACGGCCGTGGTCGACCACCGCGATGTCGTGCGCGAGGTGGTCGGCCTCCTCCAGATACTGCGTGGTCAGCAGCAGCGTCGTCCCTCCGGAGACCAACTGCTTGATGACCTCCCACAGTTGCTGGCGGTTGCGCGGGTCGAGGCCGGTCGTCGGTTCGTCCATGAACATCACCGGGGGCGAGACGACCAGGGCCGCCGCGAGGTCGAGCCGGCGGCGCATGCCGCCTGAGTAGGTCTTCGCTGGGCGGTCGGCGGCGTCCGTGAGGTGGAACTGCTCCAGCAGTTCGTCCGCGCGGGCCTTCGCCGCCTTCGACTTCATCTGGTACAGCTGACCGACCATCTGGAGGTTCTCGCGGCCGGTCAGATACTCGTCGACCGCCGCGAACTGGCCGGAGAGCCCGATCGAGCGGCGGACGGCGTCGGGGTGCTTCAGGACGTCGATGCCCGCGACGACCGCCGAGCCGCGGTCGGGCCGCAACAGGGTCGTCAGACAACGGACGGCGGTGGTCTTGCCTGCTCCGTTCGGCCCGAGCAGACCGAGGACCGTGCCCTCGGGGACGTCCAGATCGACGCCGTCCAGAGCCTTTACGTCACCGAAGGTCTTCACCAGGCCTTCGGCATAGATGGCACCTGGCATATCAGTTCTCCACGTGGTTGAGGATTACCGCAAAAGCCTAGATTTTTCCCCTTCGCCCCGCCCGGCGAGCGAAGGAAGGGCGAGAGAGCGGATGGGAGGTGGACA
The DNA window shown above is from Streptomyces sp. NBC_01451 and carries:
- a CDS encoding tetratricopeptide repeat protein, whose translation is MRDSHRAEAERLLGRAVEEEVRRSGGRTDGSVLLTRARGALDTMAQSSAEEYAAYTRALDEAKAGQLTFGQRYAREGAGTPLLVAAVAALAAGVADLALGTGTGTAVGAALTVGVVGAAATVLKVTASHVPAAHHRAGAVSQPGGPEQLRLAWLTALEVRGIRPFLDQQRVLSASTGPTKKPGPRLRGSDKSAAARTRSVLEQSFAQLPDPDEPFAGRRQELTRIRQWVHAARASTETRPTLVVLHGASGSGRSALAIHAAHDLRDQFRGACVVDLRGDSPKEPPLPTRDALLYLLNRLGASREQSLFRERSSPDQQVRRLSELYNQHLTGVPVTIVLDDAQDPEQVRTLVPERSDSLVVVTSREPLALPADLPFWVHQLPVTPLDAAGAEELLNASAQTEPGSGSSGSSGSSGSSGSSGSSGSSGSSGSSGSSGSTSPSDPYDAESAERIRELCGGLPLALRLAGSSLGPRSRRRLAADLGAYGPVEPVERVLWLRYTDQPEPARRLLRRLALAGRASLGAAAAAALLATDRTEATRQLDALARAGLIDHVRGSRYRLHDLVRAFAQARLLDEEEPAERTAAQERLIVSYGELADSVLRLVDGNMSTRSDRFSPHGFTSLDEALRWLDDESSFITATLRHAEGVNRAAVLNLLGALCDYCLLRGDLYRLGEISELAESVDQGLLVRSVQWRTGIAARQLGELDKARTTLTSVVELYMEAHHDAGAARALCSLGITLHHQGNLGEAAAKLQEALDLQQAPELATDRAWTMHALAAVERDRSRLAEAWDLLTRSLVLHKEGESIHGEAWAHFQLGQLGLRMGDVPRAESELRTALDLYGRTRDARGEAWALTQLARARLVAGDASAAVDGLRRAAAVHRDNEDARGEAWSVYYLGQSLEETGNLDLAVRELERSRTMFSRIRDVYGLACARHHSARVTRDQRAVQTGSLRNSGFARQLLVDARADFQRIGVAHGEAWTCLELAVVDAGNARTQQALALCDEAIGLFTSYGDRRGEDWARFLRCTLLPYAAPGGVEIGTAVAQEELAQLSRGRHPSRDEKLDDFVDAYQLLLERGVALESGWQGWRLGMIPNRHAREVMGVPVAAAGRR
- a CDS encoding TetR/AcrR family transcriptional regulator, producing the protein MTAARTSPLADRPQLGLRERKKIKTRMAIRAATYELIEDQGYDATTIEQIAERAEVSQSTVFRYFPTKEDIVLTDEYDSVLEEELRARPADEPWLDSLRYILKKAVGANWTEEPEVTRLRSRLMLEVPAVRSRMIESMSEIGRLLCRVIAERTGRDPADLEVRVYAMSLIGGLSEVTVHWAQNDFRDNLADLVDRAVNVFEHGLPTD
- a CDS encoding DUF4307 domain-containing protein; the encoded protein is MSTATTRLPEGRYGRSTDERADRRLRIAAAVLGSVLLVVVGWFGYHYVVGNKISAEIITFKTYDDSVKVHLEVRKDSGTNGYCTVRSQAENGAEVGRADFRFDGDATRIDRLVTLRTTSQGTTAELLGCHSD
- the greA gene encoding transcription elongation factor GreA, producing MTQTSENVTWLTQEAYNKLKDELEHLTGPARTEISAKIAAAREEGDLRENGGYHAAKEEQGKQELRVRQLTQLLENAKVGEAPAANGSVAPGMVVTIAFDGDEDDTLTFLLASREYASSDIETYSPQSPLGSGVSGKKVGADAQYELPNGKLASVKILKAVPYQA
- a CDS encoding ATP-binding cassette domain-containing protein, whose product is MPGAIYAEGLVKTFGDVKALDGVDLDVPEGTVLGLLGPNGAGKTTAVRCLTTLLRPDRGSAVVAGIDVLKHPDAVRRSIGLSGQFAAVDEYLTGRENLQMVGQLYQMKSKAAKARADELLEQFHLTDAADRPAKTYSGGMRRRLDLAAALVVSPPVMFMDEPTTGLDPRNRQQLWEVIKQLVSGGTTLLLTTQYLEEADHLAHDIAVVDHGRVIARGTSDQLKARTGGERVEVVVHEREHMTTASEVLNVFGKGQGEVTVQEHMRKLTVPVTGGAKLLAEVIRELDSRGIEIDDIGLRRPTLDDVFLSLTGHLAEVKDQENGKQNGKETVQ
- a CDS encoding thioredoxin domain-containing protein → MPNRLAHETSPYLLQHADNPVDWWPWSAEAFEEARRSGRPVLLSVGYSSCHWCHVMAHESFEDRTTADYLNEHFVSVKVDREERPDVDAVYMEAVQAATGQGGWPMTVFLTPDAEPFYFGTYFPPEPRSGMPSFREVLEGVRAAWTDRRDEVAEVAQKIVRDLAGREIGYGASEAPGEEEQARALLGLTREYDAQRGGFGGAPKFPPSMALEFLLRHSARTGAEGALQMAQDTCERMARGGIYDQLGGGFARYSVDREWVVPHFEKMLYDNALLCRVYAHLWRATGSELARRVALETADFLVRELRTNEGGFASALDADSDDGTGKHVEGAYYVWTPAQLTEVLGAEDAELAAHYFGVTADGTFEEGASVLQLPQHEGVFDAEKIESVKARLLGARRERPAPGRDDKVVAAWNGLAVAALAETGAYFERPDLVDAALAAADLLVRVHLDDRAHLARTSKDGQVGPNAGVLEDYADVAEGFLALASVTGEGVWLEFAGFLLDHVLARFVDAGSGALYDTASDAEQLIRRPQDPTDNAVPSGWTAAAGALLGYAAQTGSEPHRAAAERALGVVKALGPRVPRFIGWGLAVAEALLDGPREVAIVGPALGDPATTVLHRTALLATAPGAVVAVGVAGGEELPLLAGRPLVGGEPTAYVCRNFTCDAPTTDPERLRIALGG
- the mca gene encoding mycothiol conjugate amidase Mca encodes the protein MAVHAHPDDESSKGAATMAKYVSEGVDVLVVTCTGGERGSILNPKLQGDKYIEEHIHEVRKKEMDEAREILGIKQEWLGFVDSGLPEGDPLPPLPEGCFALEDVDKAAGELVKQIRAFRPQVITTYDENGGYPHPDHIMTHTISMAAFEGAADTETYPESEYGPAYQPQKLYYNQGFNRPRTEALHNALIGRGMESPYGDWLKRWAEFERTERTLTTHVPCAEFFEIRDKALLAHATQIDPDGGWFRVPLDLQREVWPTEEYELAKSLVDTSLPEDDLFAGIRDNA
- a CDS encoding ABC transporter permease — protein: MSAVNDSLVIARRNLIRMTRIPEMILFGLIQPIMFVVLFTYVFGGSMQIGDSSDLDVYKNFLMAGIFAQTVTFATASSGAGIADDMHKGLIDRFRSLPMARGAVLTGRTVADLVQTALTLLVLSVVALLVGWRPGSVDPTNVGKILGGFGLLLLLGYAFTWIGALIGLSVRTPEAATSGGLIWLFPVTFISNAFVDSSKMTPWLRHIAEWNPFSATVQACRQLFGDPGLSPSDAWPMQHPVWASLIYSVLIILVFRTLAVRKYRSATA